Proteins encoded together in one Osmerus eperlanus chromosome 20, fOsmEpe2.1, whole genome shotgun sequence window:
- the sf3a3 gene encoding splicing factor 3A subunit 3 — METILEQQRRYHEEKERLMDAKTKEMLHKKTTLRDQINSDHRTRAMLDRYMEVSQNLRDSYDDKDGMRKDELNAISGPNEFAEFYNRLKQIKEFHRKHPNEICVPMSVEFDELVKARDNPTEEAQNMVEFTDEEGYGRYLDLHDCYLKFTNLKGSDKLEYISYLSSFDQLFDISKDRKNAEYKKYLEMLLEYLQDYTERVKPLLDQNELYGKVLGEFEKKWENGTFPGWPKETSSALTHAGAHLDLSAFSSWEELASLGLDRLKSALMALGLKCGGTLEERAQRLFSTKGKSLESLDPSLFAKNPKSKGPKKDTERNKEIAFLESQIYEYVETLGEQRQLTHENVQRKQARTGEEREEEEEEQLSESESEDEDNEIIYNPKNLPLGWDGKPIPYWLYKLHGLNINYNCEICGNYTYRGPKAFQRHFAEWRHAHGMRCLGIPNTAHFANVTQIEDAVSLWAKLKSQKASERWQPDTEEEYEDSSGNVVNKKTYEDLKRQGLL, encoded by the exons ATGGAAACTATTCTAGAACAACAACGACGCTAccatgaagagaaagagagacttatGGACGCCAAAACAAAAGAAATGTTGCATAAGAAAACTACG TTACGCGATCAGATTAACTCAGATCATCGAACCAGAGCGATGTTGGAT AGATACATGGAAGTGAGCCAAAATCTCCGAGATTCGTATGACGACAAAGATGG AATGAGGAAGGATGAACTAAACGCCATTTCTGGACCGAACGAATTCGCCGAATTCTACAACAGACTCAAACAGATCAAGGAATTCCACAGGAAACATCCCAATGAG ATCTGTGTACCCATGTCGGTGGAGTTTGATGAGCTGGTGAAGGCCAGAGACAACCCCACAGAAGAGGCTCAGA ACATGGTGGAGTTCACAGATGAGGAAGGCTACGGTCGTTACTTAGATCTCCATGACTGCTACCTAAAGTTTACCAACCTAAAGGGTTCAGAT AAACTGGAGTATATCAGCTACCTGTCCTCGTTTGATCAACTGTTCGATATCTCCAAGGACAGGAAGAATGCAGAGTACAAGAA GTACCTGGAGATGCTGTTGGAGTACCTGCAGGACTACACCGAGCGTGTCAAGCCCCTGCTGGACCAGAACGAGCTCTACGGAAAAGTCCTGGGCGAGTTTGAGAAGAAGTGGGAGAACGGCACCTTCCCAGGCTGGCCG AAAGAGACAAGCAGCGCGTTGACCCACGCCGGAGCCCATCTGGACCTCTCAGCTTTCTCCTCCTGGGAG gAGTTGGCCTCCCTGGGTTTGGACAGGTTGAAGTCTGCTCTCATGGCCCTAGGACTGAAGTGTGGAGG AACTTTGGAGGAGCGAGCTCAGCGGCTGTTCAGCACCAAGGGCAAATCCCTGGAGTCCCTGGACCCCTCCCTGTTTGCCAAGAACCCCAAATCTAAAGGACCCAAAAA AGACACCGAGCGCAACAAAGAGATAGCCTTCCTGGAGTCCCAGATCTATGAGTATGTGGAAACCCTGGGG GAGCAAAGGCAGCTGACCCACGAGAACGTCCAGAGGAAGCAGGCCAggacgggggaggagagggaggaggaggaggaggagcagctcagcgagagtgagagcgagGACGAGGACAACGAGATCATCTACAACCCCAAGAACCTGCCGCTGGGCTGGGACGGCAAG CCCATCCCCTACTGGTTGTACAAACTCCACGGCCTGAACATCAACTACAACTGTGAGATCTGTGGAAACTACACCTACAGAGGGCCCAAGGCCTTCCAGAGGCACTTTGCC GAATGGCGTCACGCCCACGGCATGCGGTGCCTGGGCATCCCCAACACGGCTCACTTTGCCAACGTCACCCAAATCGAGGACGCGGTGTCCT TGTGGGCCAAGCTGAAGTCCCAGAAGGCATCAGAGAGATGGCAGCCCGACACAGAG GAGGAGTACGAAGACTCCAGTGGAAATGTGGTCAACAAGAAGACCTACGAGGATCTGAAGAGACAAGGCCtgctgtag